One genomic region from Pyrinomonadaceae bacterium encodes:
- a CDS encoding TonB-dependent receptor — translation MRLIVGVGLACLLFGVPALAQTAGTGAVTGTVTDPQGASVTGVQVTIVNEATGEKRNAVSQDNGDYAFSQLLPGAYRIEFFKSGFKRAIKAGLRVNVTETSRLDIQLEVGEMTQTVSVTTETELLQSESPALGRVADEIAVKNLPLVTRNYTQIVTLSPGISAGVTNATALGRGTGGESGGGFRSNGAFGGDNNFQMNGVQINDLQASGGFSGGIAIPSPDAIQEFKVQTGLYDASFGRNAGSNVNVVTKSGGNAFHGSAFEFFRNDVLNANDFFRNRAGQPRGILRQNLFGGTVGGPIKKDKLLFFFSYQGTRQINGVGGGSTANISSPAFTNDRSRAALGALFAGQRGTFQTQLGNVGPAILADGSNISSQAIALLNLRHPNGAFVIPTPQTVNPALPFDVRGFSAFSEPGTFDEDQFMINLDLLHTDKSKIYGRFFAADSDLVNPFPTSQTGTPTVPGFPVFIPNKFRNLSLAHVYMFNPTVVNQFDFGFHRTEVGNLQQEPFTFADIGVNAPPVANQFPVIGAGTMATGGNGQSVRVNQDHFNFQDSVTWMRGRHTFRLGGGYTRSKLDLDDFTFFGGIITTSWADILLGLPAAGNGTPFSNIFLSIDLPGDLNRSWIVNDGNLYIQDDIKLTPSFTLNLGLRYERLGHLGDTGGRNSGFDISLANPDPPAGGTLAGFTVSNNFPGTVPAGVTQLDNEFGTRGEGQNNFDPRIGFAWRLPNSFLPFSERMVLRGGYGIYHTRATGQAFLQLATARPFAALRQFQGAPNAAASIANPFQPEPVLPAFAPYSPTTALTTSLVVPNYRPPKTQQYNLSLQADLGRNYLAEAGYVGTRGSNLVFSHSLNQALLASASNPIRGVTTNTAANVPLRVPIRGFTATGLNAIDSSATSRYDSLQLSLTKRFSGGLQFLAAYTFAHAYSDAAANTSAAGTGGIAGNQNDRRATYGRTDFNREHRFVLSYVYDFPSPKQFNSVVNHLLGGWSLAGVTTIQSGVPLSLTGTNAQNAFGITSDRAPLAAGCTHANLVTSGSTVSRLGGASGGSGYFNRVCVNGLLAVGGAPVWPLIEPGGGRDFGNSGVGIVIGPGQNNSDIAIIKRTPLRFINESANVEFRTELFNAFNHPQFGNPGTNASAATFGVISTTSVNPRIIQFGLKLNF, via the coding sequence ATGCGACTCATCGTTGGTGTTGGCCTCGCATGTTTACTTTTCGGCGTGCCTGCATTAGCCCAAACCGCCGGCACGGGAGCAGTTACCGGAACGGTAACCGATCCACAAGGTGCAAGCGTGACCGGTGTGCAAGTGACGATCGTCAACGAAGCGACCGGCGAGAAACGCAATGCTGTCAGCCAGGACAACGGCGATTACGCCTTTTCGCAACTGCTGCCCGGCGCCTACCGTATCGAGTTTTTCAAGTCAGGCTTTAAGAGGGCGATCAAGGCGGGGCTTCGTGTCAACGTGACGGAGACAAGCCGGCTCGACATCCAGCTTGAAGTAGGCGAAATGACTCAGACAGTCAGCGTGACCACTGAGACCGAATTATTGCAATCGGAGTCTCCCGCGCTGGGACGAGTCGCAGATGAGATCGCGGTAAAGAATCTTCCGCTGGTTACTCGCAACTACACTCAGATCGTGACGCTCTCGCCCGGGATTTCAGCCGGAGTGACGAATGCGACCGCGTTGGGACGCGGGACGGGGGGCGAGTCGGGAGGAGGATTCCGCTCAAACGGAGCGTTCGGTGGCGACAATAACTTCCAGATGAATGGCGTGCAGATTAACGACCTTCAGGCGAGCGGCGGCTTTAGTGGCGGCATCGCCATTCCCAGTCCCGATGCAATTCAGGAATTCAAAGTGCAGACCGGTCTGTACGACGCCTCTTTCGGGCGCAACGCCGGGTCGAACGTAAACGTCGTGACTAAAAGCGGTGGTAATGCGTTTCATGGTTCGGCATTCGAGTTTTTCCGTAACGATGTACTCAACGCGAACGACTTTTTCCGAAACCGTGCCGGACAACCCCGCGGCATCTTGAGACAGAACTTGTTTGGAGGCACGGTCGGCGGTCCGATCAAGAAAGACAAATTGCTCTTCTTCTTTTCTTACCAGGGGACTCGGCAGATTAACGGAGTAGGCGGGGGCTCAACCGCCAACATCTCCTCGCCGGCGTTCACCAACGATCGCTCGCGCGCCGCATTGGGAGCTTTGTTTGCAGGGCAACGAGGCACCTTCCAGACGCAACTTGGCAACGTTGGACCAGCCATTCTCGCTGACGGTTCAAACATCAGCTCGCAGGCCATCGCTCTGTTGAATCTGCGACACCCGAACGGGGCATTTGTGATTCCGACTCCGCAAACAGTTAATCCAGCGTTGCCGTTTGACGTGCGCGGTTTTTCCGCGTTCAGCGAACCCGGCACCTTCGACGAAGATCAGTTCATGATAAACCTGGACTTGCTGCACACGGACAAAAGCAAGATCTATGGCCGCTTCTTTGCGGCGGATAGTGACCTGGTGAACCCGTTTCCGACAAGCCAAACAGGGACTCCTACCGTCCCCGGCTTCCCGGTATTTATCCCCAACAAGTTCAGGAACCTTTCGCTGGCCCACGTCTACATGTTTAACCCCACGGTGGTCAATCAGTTTGATTTCGGGTTCCACCGCACAGAGGTCGGCAACCTGCAACAGGAGCCATTCACGTTTGCGGACATCGGAGTGAATGCGCCGCCAGTCGCCAATCAGTTCCCGGTGATTGGGGCGGGTACGATGGCTACCGGCGGAAATGGTCAGAGCGTGCGAGTGAATCAGGATCATTTCAACTTCCAGGACTCGGTGACTTGGATGCGCGGACGTCACACATTCCGTTTAGGTGGTGGCTACACTCGCAGCAAGCTCGACCTGGATGACTTCACCTTCTTCGGCGGAATCATAACGACGAGTTGGGCTGACATATTGCTGGGTCTTCCTGCCGCCGGCAATGGCACCCCGTTCAGCAATATCTTTCTGTCCATAGACCTGCCCGGCGATCTCAATCGCTCGTGGATCGTCAACGACGGGAACTTGTATATCCAGGACGATATAAAATTGACTCCTTCATTTACCTTGAATCTCGGGTTGCGTTATGAGCGACTTGGGCATCTCGGTGACACCGGCGGGCGAAACTCAGGGTTCGATATCAGCCTGGCCAATCCCGATCCACCGGCTGGTGGCACCCTCGCAGGCTTCACCGTTTCCAATAACTTTCCGGGTACTGTTCCAGCGGGCGTGACGCAGTTAGATAATGAGTTCGGCACTCGGGGAGAAGGACAGAATAACTTTGATCCACGAATCGGCTTCGCCTGGCGGTTGCCGAACTCCTTCCTGCCATTCTCAGAGCGGATGGTTCTGCGCGGAGGCTATGGGATATATCACACGCGTGCGACCGGACAAGCCTTTCTTCAGTTGGCGACTGCACGGCCCTTCGCCGCGCTGCGTCAGTTTCAAGGCGCCCCAAACGCCGCCGCCTCTATTGCGAATCCATTTCAGCCTGAGCCCGTGTTGCCTGCATTTGCGCCTTATTCGCCGACGACGGCGCTGACAACTTCGCTGGTCGTTCCGAATTATCGCCCACCAAAAACGCAGCAGTACAACTTGAGCCTGCAGGCAGATCTCGGACGCAACTATCTGGCGGAAGCCGGCTACGTGGGAACGCGCGGCTCTAACCTCGTCTTTTCTCACTCACTCAACCAAGCCCTGCTGGCCAGTGCGTCCAATCCGATTCGTGGCGTGACGACTAACACAGCGGCGAATGTCCCGCTGCGCGTGCCCATCCGGGGTTTTACGGCAACCGGCCTGAACGCTATCGATTCGAGTGCTACCTCGCGTTACGACAGTCTGCAACTTAGCCTCACGAAGCGGTTCAGCGGTGGGTTGCAGTTTCTCGCTGCTTACACGTTCGCCCATGCTTACAGCGACGCGGCCGCAAACACTTCGGCTGCGGGTACTGGTGGAATCGCCGGAAACCAGAATGACCGGCGTGCCACTTACGGCCGCACCGACTTCAATCGCGAGCACCGGTTCGTTTTGAGTTACGTCTATGATTTCCCCAGTCCAAAACAATTCAACTCAGTGGTGAACCACTTGTTGGGCGGGTGGTCACTCGCGGGTGTGACCACGATCCAATCGGGTGTCCCGCTTAGCCTAACCGGCACGAACGCACAAAACGCCTTTGGCATCACGAGTGACCGAGCGCCATTGGCCGCCGGGTGCACGCACGCGAACCTGGTTACGTCCGGTTCCACAGTCAGCAGGTTGGGCGGAGCCAGCGGTGGGTCGGGTTACTTCAACAGGGTGTGTGTAAACGGCCTGCTCGCGGTTGGTGGCGCTCCTGTTTGGCCGCTGATCGAACCTGGCGGCGGCAGGGATTTCGGCAACAGTGGTGTGGGCATCGTGATTGGCCCGGGTCAAAATAACTCCGACATCGCGATCATCAAACGGACACCCCTGCGCTTTATCAATGAGAGCGCTAATGTCGAGTTCCGCACCGAGCTTTTCAACGCTTTCAACCATCCGCAGTTCGGCAACCCCGGCACCAATGCTTCCGCGGCCACATTTGGGGTGATCTCAACTACCTCAGTGAACCCGCGGATCATTCAGTTTGGGCTGAAGTTGAACTTTTAA
- the menC gene encoding o-succinylbenzoate synthase — translation MTTELHLERLELREIELPLISPFETSFGRTTRRRILIVRAFDKSGASGYGECVAAEKPFFNYETIDTAWLITTKHIGPLLTQARVKSAAEVNGSVAQIRGHRMAKGGVETAVWDLEAKLAGRPLWQYLGGTRDEINCGVSIGLQETTEELLDKVAVELDAGYQRIKIKIKPGKDIQLVEAIRSQFPNITLSVDANSAYSLNGHLSVVKQLDNYRLLMIEQPLTAGDLVDHAKLQSQIKTRICLDESIVSLDDVRHALELGACRIVNIKLGRVGGHTEARQIQAYAADRGVPVWCGGMLESGIGRAHNIAMSTQSGFTLPGDVSASKRYWEEDIIDPPVKVSRQGTIKAPTGPGIGFDVNEDRIEALTVRRETVRLDT, via the coding sequence ATGACGACCGAGTTGCATTTGGAGAGGTTAGAGCTGCGCGAGATCGAATTGCCGCTGATATCTCCGTTCGAGACCAGTTTCGGCCGCACCACCCGCCGTCGCATCTTGATCGTGAGAGCTTTCGACAAAAGCGGCGCCTCCGGTTATGGCGAGTGCGTGGCCGCCGAAAAGCCTTTCTTCAATTACGAAACGATCGATACCGCGTGGTTGATTACCACGAAGCACATCGGTCCGCTCCTGACCCAGGCTCGTGTCAAAAGCGCCGCCGAAGTGAACGGCTCGGTGGCGCAAATTCGCGGTCATCGGATGGCCAAGGGCGGTGTCGAGACCGCGGTGTGGGACCTGGAAGCGAAACTGGCCGGCCGTCCTTTGTGGCAATACCTCGGCGGTACGCGCGATGAGATCAACTGTGGAGTCTCAATCGGATTACAGGAAACAACTGAAGAGTTGTTGGATAAAGTTGCCGTCGAACTGGACGCCGGTTATCAGCGGATCAAAATCAAAATCAAACCGGGTAAGGATATTCAGTTGGTCGAAGCGATTCGGTCACAGTTTCCGAATATCACGCTCTCGGTTGATGCTAATTCGGCCTACTCGCTGAATGGGCACTTGAGTGTAGTTAAACAGCTCGATAATTATCGGCTGCTCATGATCGAACAGCCGCTGACCGCGGGCGACCTGGTTGACCACGCGAAACTGCAAAGCCAAATCAAGACTCGCATCTGTCTTGATGAGTCGATCGTTTCGCTTGACGACGTCCGCCACGCTCTGGAATTGGGCGCGTGCCGAATCGTCAACATCAAACTGGGGCGCGTGGGTGGCCACACCGAAGCGCGGCAGATTCAAGCTTACGCGGCAGATCGCGGGGTTCCTGTGTGGTGTGGCGGAATGCTGGAATCCGGCATCGGCCGCGCGCATAACATCGCAATGTCAACCCAGTCCGGATTCACTCTGCCCGGGGATGTCTCGGCTTCGAAGCGTTACTGGGAAGAGGACATCATCGATCCGCCCGTCAAAGTCTCGCGGCAAGGCACGATCAAGGCACCGACCGGTCCCGGAATCGGCTTTGACGTTAATGAAGATCGAATCGAGGCGTTGACGGTCAGGCGGGAGACGGTTCGCTTAGACACATAA
- a CDS encoding PDZ domain-containing protein → MKRRSVFFGLLLAVGIPIIGTAQGTRLLRHPSVSRDLVAFAYAGDLWLVSRDGGQARRLTSTAGAEMDPYFSPDGSQIAFSATVAGNTDVYLVPTTGGDPRRLTYHPGPDRVRGWTPDGRRVLFASGRVGAPQPYFRLWTIGLDGGLPEALPMPRAFSGVYSPDGRRVAHEEFSTAFIPAWYEASYWKNYRGGRTHPIRVMTLADHSIEKLPWTNSNDTDPMWIGNTIYFLSDRNGMVNLFSYRADTKQVAQVTRHEDFDVMNASAGADAIVYEHAGYVHLLDPRSGQSRRLNIDVNGDLPWARPQFKKVVSMIRNSALSPTGVRAAFEARGEIFSVPTEKGDYRNLTQSPGAHDRSPAWSPDGAKLAWLSDASGEYQLMLGDPLGLTAARSISLPSTAFFSAPAWSPDGTQLLLQDNHKNLWMIEVTSGKATKIDTDNYPDPFRSFDATWAPDSKWVAYSRNLPNRLRAIFIYSLAEKKSQQVTDGLADSISPAFDAGGKYLYFMASTNYGPSTGWLEMSSIDRPVRRAIYLAVLGATEPSPLLPETGDEPPPRPTPGEAPPQPTPAAPRTLNVRVDFDRIAQRIIAVNIPAGEYSNLTAGAAGSFYYTEPIQTTAPGPPSLRLQRYQLSARAAAPFLEGIRSYSLSSDKKKLLYQAAAGGGASWGVVPTDRPAPVRVGDGPLNLATMEMRIDPRAEWENIYRETWRIQREYFYDPKYHGADWEQVFEKYRPFVAHVGHRADLAYLIAVVGGELGVGHSYLTGTGDVPGEDPVPVGLLGADFAIENGRYRIKRIYTGENWNPDLRAPLSAPGIQVAEGDYILEVNGRALAPPTNLYSSFEGTAGRQTLIRVNKTPSMEGSRVITVIPVPSEDGLRARAWIEDNRRTVDKLSNGRLAYVWLPNTGGPGYTYFTRYYYAQQDKEGAIIDERYNQGGQVADYIVSELDRKLMGYFAQRDGQPATSPIAGIYGPKVMIINESAGSGGDALPYMFRQRKLGPMIGTRTWGGLVGTLGFPPTIDGGGITAPNLAFYDLSGKWAVENEGVPPDIEVEYTPAEVIKGHDPQLERAVQEAMKLLEQSPVKRVPRPAPINRVSRRPDSR, encoded by the coding sequence ATGAAACGACGATCTGTGTTTTTCGGGTTACTGCTGGCGGTAGGCATCCCGATCATCGGGACAGCGCAGGGAACTCGATTGCTTCGTCACCCGAGTGTGAGCCGCGATTTGGTCGCCTTCGCTTACGCGGGAGATTTGTGGCTTGTGTCGCGCGACGGTGGCCAGGCACGCCGGCTCACTTCGACGGCCGGGGCCGAAATGGATCCTTACTTCTCGCCCGATGGGTCGCAGATTGCTTTCAGCGCCACAGTTGCCGGTAACACCGATGTGTACCTGGTGCCAACCACGGGCGGTGACCCCCGGCGATTAACTTATCATCCCGGCCCTGATCGAGTTCGTGGGTGGACGCCGGATGGTCGCCGGGTGCTGTTCGCGTCGGGCCGGGTGGGCGCGCCACAGCCATACTTCCGGCTCTGGACGATCGGGTTGGATGGTGGTTTGCCGGAAGCGTTGCCGATGCCTCGGGCCTTCAGCGGTGTTTACTCACCCGATGGCCGTCGTGTCGCCCACGAAGAGTTTTCCACGGCGTTTATTCCCGCGTGGTACGAGGCCAGCTATTGGAAAAACTACCGCGGCGGCCGCACGCATCCGATTCGAGTGATGACTCTGGCCGATCATTCCATAGAGAAACTTCCCTGGACCAACAGTAACGACACCGACCCGATGTGGATCGGCAACACAATTTACTTTCTCTCTGATCGCAATGGCATGGTCAACCTCTTCTCGTACCGCGCGGACACAAAGCAGGTGGCCCAGGTTACGCGTCACGAGGATTTCGATGTGATGAACGCCTCCGCGGGCGCTGATGCAATCGTGTATGAACACGCCGGCTATGTGCATCTGCTCGATCCCAGATCGGGGCAGTCTCGTCGACTCAACATCGATGTGAACGGCGACCTGCCCTGGGCCCGGCCCCAGTTTAAGAAAGTAGTCAGCATGATCCGTAACTCCGCGCTCTCTCCCACCGGCGTGCGCGCGGCCTTCGAAGCGCGCGGCGAGATTTTCAGCGTGCCGACGGAAAAAGGCGACTACCGAAATCTCACGCAGAGCCCGGGCGCGCATGATCGTAGTCCGGCGTGGTCGCCTGACGGGGCGAAGCTAGCCTGGCTTTCAGACGCCAGCGGAGAATATCAACTAATGCTGGGCGATCCGCTCGGTCTGACGGCGGCACGTTCTATTTCACTGCCGTCAACGGCATTCTTCTCCGCCCCGGCGTGGTCTCCCGACGGCACGCAACTCCTGCTTCAGGACAACCACAAGAATCTTTGGATGATTGAAGTGACGAGCGGCAAGGCGACGAAGATCGATACCGACAATTATCCCGATCCGTTTCGTTCGTTCGACGCGACCTGGGCGCCCGATTCCAAGTGGGTCGCTTATTCCAGGAACCTGCCGAATCGTCTCCGCGCTATCTTCATTTACTCGCTGGCTGAGAAAAAGAGTCAACAAGTTACGGACGGACTGGCAGATTCGATCTCGCCTGCCTTCGATGCGGGAGGCAAATATCTTTACTTCATGGCGAGCACTAATTATGGGCCGAGCACCGGTTGGCTGGAAATGAGTTCGATCGATCGGCCGGTGCGTCGTGCGATTTACCTCGCGGTGTTAGGCGCGACCGAACCCTCGCCACTATTGCCGGAAACCGGTGACGAACCACCGCCACGGCCCACCCCCGGCGAAGCGCCACCGCAACCTACACCGGCGGCGCCGCGGACGCTGAATGTTCGCGTTGACTTCGATCGCATCGCACAAAGGATAATTGCCGTCAATATTCCAGCCGGCGAGTATAGCAATCTCACTGCGGGCGCAGCCGGAAGTTTCTATTACACTGAACCGATTCAGACGACTGCACCTGGACCACCTTCACTCCGATTGCAACGCTACCAACTCAGTGCGCGCGCCGCCGCTCCTTTTCTGGAAGGCATTCGCTCGTACTCGCTCTCGAGCGACAAGAAGAAACTGCTCTATCAGGCCGCTGCCGGTGGCGGAGCCAGTTGGGGAGTCGTGCCTACCGATCGGCCGGCGCCTGTGAGAGTCGGGGATGGGCCGCTCAACCTCGCGACTATGGAGATGCGCATCGATCCCAGGGCTGAGTGGGAAAATATTTATCGCGAGACCTGGCGCATTCAGCGCGAGTATTTTTACGATCCGAAATATCACGGCGCTGATTGGGAGCAAGTCTTTGAGAAGTATCGTCCGTTCGTGGCTCACGTCGGTCATCGGGCGGACCTGGCATATCTCATCGCGGTGGTGGGCGGAGAACTGGGGGTAGGCCACTCATATCTAACCGGCACGGGCGACGTGCCGGGTGAAGATCCGGTGCCGGTTGGACTATTGGGAGCAGACTTCGCGATCGAGAACGGACGCTACCGAATCAAGCGCATCTATACCGGCGAGAATTGGAATCCCGATCTGCGAGCGCCGCTCAGCGCACCGGGCATTCAAGTGGCCGAAGGAGACTACATTCTCGAAGTAAATGGCCGTGCGCTCGCGCCGCCCACTAACCTTTACAGCTCGTTTGAGGGAACAGCGGGAAGGCAGACGCTAATCAGGGTCAACAAGACTCCTTCAATGGAAGGCTCACGGGTGATTACCGTGATTCCAGTACCAAGTGAGGATGGCCTGCGCGCGCGAGCTTGGATCGAAGACAATCGGCGAACTGTTGACAAGCTTTCCAACGGCCGGTTGGCGTACGTTTGGCTTCCTAATACCGGAGGACCCGGCTACACGTACTTTACTCGTTACTACTATGCGCAGCAGGACAAGGAAGGCGCGATCATCGATGAACGCTATAACCAGGGCGGCCAGGTTGCCGATTACATAGTTAGTGAGCTGGACCGCAAGCTGATGGGCTATTTTGCGCAGCGCGACGGTCAACCGGCTACTTCACCCATTGCCGGAATCTACGGACCGAAAGTGATGATCATCAACGAATCGGCCGGGTCAGGCGGCGACGCATTGCCCTACATGTTCCGACAAAGAAAGCTCGGTCCCATGATCGGAACTCGTACCTGGGGCGGGCTGGTCGGCACTTTAGGTTTTCCGCCGACCATCGATGGCGGAGGAATCACAGCTCCCAACCTGGCCTTTTACGATTTGTCGGGCAAGTGGGCGGTCGAAAATGAGGGCGTGCCGCCGGACATCGAGGTGGAATACACACCGGCTGAAGTCATTAAGGGACACGATCCACAGCTTGAACGCGCGGTGCAGGAAGCAATGAAACTGCTGGAACAGAGTCCGGTGAAGCGCGTACCCCGACCGGCGCCGATCAATCGCGTGTCCAGGAGACCGGACAGCAGGTGA